Genomic DNA from Bacterioplanes sanyensis:
GTATTGGGCTGCTCTGCGGTCGCTGCCAGCGCCGTCGCCAGAGACTGCTGCAGTGCCGCGTCGCCTTGTTGCAGCCACTGTTGCTGCCAGTGCTGAAGCACCGCCACCGGCTGCTGCAGTTCCTGCAGCGGCAAGTCCTGACACAGCTGCTGCATGCTGACATGCTGCAAATCTGGTAGCAACACCCAGCCCTGCTCACTGTGGCGACTGACCAGTGTGGCTTGCTGCAAATGCTTTAGTTCAGCCTGGGCGTAGCGCAGATCGTCTTCTGACAATAACTGCTGCTCGTTCTGTGCGCTGGCCAGCTGCTGCAACACAGCCACTCGTGTTTCCAAGCGGCTGCTGTAAGACGTGCGCGACTTGCGTGACTTGCGCCCTGACTGATTGTCGCGTGCCAGGGCATAACTCAGCTCAGCGCCGAGCAAAATCAAACTCCAAGACAAATACACCCACAGCAAAAACAGCGGCACCGCAGCAAAGGCACCATAAATCAGCTGGTAAGAAGGAAACATGCCGATGATGTTGGCAAACAGGTATTTACCGACTTCAAATATCGTCGCTACCAACACGGCCGCCGCCGTGGCCGCCGGCAGTGGCACCTGGCAATTGGGCACCAACACATACAAACACGCAATGGCAGCGCTGCTGAACAGCCAGGGTAATATTGCCGCCACCTCCAGCCACAAACCGGTTTCTTCCGTCCACAGCGGCAGCGAGGCCAAAAATGAGCTGGCCGCGAACGCTGCCCCAAATAATAAAGGCCCGAGCGTCAACACAGCCCAGTAGCGAAAAAAGGTATTCATGCCCGTGCGCGAGCGCTCTACCTGCCAGATGCGATTGAACTGCAGCTCGATGGTACGTAGCAGCATCAGCGCCGTTACGAATAAGAAAATGGCTCCCACCCAGGTCAGCTTTCGCGCCTGACTGCTGAACTGCTGCAAGTAGCCAGAGATCACGTCGCTGCCTTCTGGCATAACGTAAGCTAACAGCTGCTGATTGGCTTGCTCTCCCCAGGTTTGCAGCGCAGGAATGGCGCTTAAAATGGAGTAGCTGACGGTTATCACCGGCACCAATGCAAACAGCGTGGTGTAGGTCAGCGCCCCGGCATCGCGGCGCCGCTCGGTCGCCTCAAAACGCTGCACGGTAGACAGTAAGATGTGGCAAAAGGAGCGCCACCAGCGGATCACGTCTTTCATGTCATTCCTTGTTAAACTAGGGCGTCAATTTTCCAACCGCAGGAAGAAGCATGAGCGAAATCCAGATCTATCACAATCCTCGCTGCAGCAAGTCGCGCCAGACCCTGGCACTGTTACAGGAGCAAGGCATCGAGCCTGTGGTGGTGGAATATCTGAAAACACCGCCCACCGCCGCAGAGCTGCACAGTGTGCTCAGCAAACTCAACATGTCGCCGCGACAGCTGCTGCGCCGCAAAGAAGCCGAGTACAAAGAAGCTGGTCTGGACAACGAGCAGTTAACTGACGAGCAAGTCATTGCCGCCATGGTGCAATACCCCAAGTTGATTGAGCGCCCGATTGTCATCCATGGCGATGCCGCGCGCATCGGCCGCCCCCCGAAGACGTGCTGGAGATCGTGTAATGGCCACGCCTTATGTGCTGGTGCTGTATTACAGCCGTCACGGCAAAACCGCCGCCATGGCACAACACATTGCTCGCGGCGTCGAACACATCAGTGGCATAGAAGCGCGGCTGCGCACTGTGCCTGAGGTATCGGCAAACTGCGACGCCAGTGAGCCTAGCGTGCCGGATGATGGCGCTGTCTATTGCAACATGGACGATTTAAAGCATTGCCATGGCTTGGTACTGGGCAGCCCAACGCGCTTTGGCAATATGGCCGCGCCGCTGAAGTACTTTCTCGACAGCACCAGCAGCCTGTGGCTGACCGGCGCCTTGATCGATAAACCGGCCGGCGTGTTTACTGCATCGTCGTCGTTGCATGGCGGTCAGGAAAGTACCTTACTGACCATGGCCATGCCGCTGCTGCATCATGGCATGGTGTTCGCTGGCCTGCCCTATCGGGAAGCCGAACTGCTCACCACCGACGCCGGCGGCACCCCGTATGGCGCTAGCCATTGGTCCGGCACCGAGGGGCAGAGACCACTGACGGAAGCGGAAACCGCCCTGTGCCAGGCGCAAGGTAAGCGCGTTGCAACACTGGCGCTGCGCCTCGCCGCTGACCAACAACACAGCACTAAAAACGCGCCAGGAGACAGCCTGTGAGTCGCAATACGCAGCTGGCGTATCGCGCCATGCTCACCTGCTATGTATTGATGCTGCTGTTGCCCTTGTACAGTACACTCAGCAACCCACCGGCACATGTCGATAGCTTGGGTGATTATGCCGTCGGTGTGCTCTGGTGGTTATTTAAAGTATTGCCCCTATTGCTGTTCATACCGGGCTTGTGGCAACGCTCACACAAGGCCAGCGCTTGGCTGTCGTATGTCGCCATTTTGGCCTTCGCCATCATCGTCGGCGTTGGCGCCAGTCCGTTGATGATTCTGGCCTCATTGGGGTTATTTCTGAGCAGCATGCTGTTTACCCGCTGGGCCAAAGCCGAGCAATCCACCACCCACAATACTTGAGAGATCGCAATGCAACTGA
This window encodes:
- a CDS encoding YihY family inner membrane protein gives rise to the protein MKDVIRWWRSFCHILLSTVQRFEATERRRDAGALTYTTLFALVPVITVSYSILSAIPALQTWGEQANQQLLAYVMPEGSDVISGYLQQFSSQARKLTWVGAIFLFVTALMLLRTIELQFNRIWQVERSRTGMNTFFRYWAVLTLGPLLFGAAFAASSFLASLPLWTEETGLWLEVAAILPWLFSSAAIACLYVLVPNCQVPLPAATAAAVLVATIFEVGKYLFANIIGMFPSYQLIYGAFAAVPLFLLWVYLSWSLILLGAELSYALARDNQSGRKSRKSRTSYSSRLETRVAVLQQLASAQNEQQLLSEDDLRYAQAELKHLQQATLVSRHSEQGWVLLPDLQHVSMQQLCQDLPLQELQQPVAVLQHWQQQWLQQGDAALQQSLATALAATAEQPNTQH
- the arsC gene encoding arsenate reductase (glutaredoxin) (This arsenate reductase requires both glutathione and glutaredoxin to convert arsenate to arsenite, after which the efflux transporter formed by ArsA and ArsB can extrude the arsenite from the cell, providing resistance.); protein product: MSEIQIYHNPRCSKSRQTLALLQEQGIEPVVVEYLKTPPTAAELHSVLSKLNMSPRQLLRRKEAEYKEAGLDNEQLTDEQVIAAMVQYPKLIERPIVIHGDAARIGRPPKTCWRSCNGHALCAGAVLQPSRQNRRHGTTHCSRRRTHQWHRSAAAHCA
- the wrbA gene encoding NAD(P)H:quinone oxidoreductase, with product MAQHIARGVEHISGIEARLRTVPEVSANCDASEPSVPDDGAVYCNMDDLKHCHGLVLGSPTRFGNMAAPLKYFLDSTSSLWLTGALIDKPAGVFTASSSLHGGQESTLLTMAMPLLHHGMVFAGLPYREAELLTTDAGGTPYGASHWSGTEGQRPLTEAETALCQAQGKRVATLALRLAADQQHSTKNAPGDSL
- a CDS encoding DUF2069 domain-containing protein — protein: MSRNTQLAYRAMLTCYVLMLLLPLYSTLSNPPAHVDSLGDYAVGVLWWLFKVLPLLLFIPGLWQRSHKASAWLSYVAILAFAIIVGVGASPLMILASLGLFLSSMLFTRWAKAEQSTTHNT